Proteins from a genomic interval of Niabella soli DSM 19437:
- a CDS encoding energy transducer TonB gives MKVIIIIFGICVLNACKGKELKKVRGSYISSVADTTKIGCNCFFESFKKDANGDTIFRKTTTDPVFPFGSDSCARFLNKNINPAMPKKLGAPAGTYLVDVRLVVSKKGGISQLTALTKNGYGMEKEVVRVVKKLKQFKPAELNGRNVAAYKDVFFRFNVK, from the coding sequence ATGAAAGTGATCATAATTATTTTCGGCATATGCGTTTTAAATGCCTGCAAAGGAAAAGAGCTAAAAAAAGTACGGGGTAGCTATATCTCTTCGGTAGCAGATACAACTAAGATTGGGTGCAACTGCTTTTTTGAATCTTTTAAAAAAGATGCCAATGGCGATACGATTTTCAGAAAAACAACTACTGATCCGGTGTTTCCATTTGGAAGCGACTCATGCGCTCGTTTTCTAAACAAAAATATTAATCCGGCTATGCCGAAAAAGCTAGGAGCTCCGGCAGGCACATACCTGGTTGATGTAAGGCTTGTAGTGAGTAAAAAAGGCGGAATAAGCCAGTTGACAGCTCTAACAAAAAACGGGTATGGAATGGAGAAGGAAGTGGTGCGTGTTGTTAAAAAACTAAAACAATTTAAACCGGCTGAATTGAATGGACGTAATGTAGCGGCATATAAAGACGTTTTCTTTAGATTTAACGTTAAATAG
- a CDS encoding radical SAM/SPASM domain-containing protein — MNWPDSLNLLSKLTPRRVWNGLKVYSSYQVGRLLKKDIQWGYPVSVSFEPTTSCNLRCPECPSGLRAFTRPKGMLQKDFFTKTIDEIHKELLYLIFYFQGEPYLNPGFLDMVQYASSKKIYTATSTNGHYMTSEMAKRTVESGLDRLIISLDGTTQDVYEQYRVGGNINKVLDAARHIVKWKKELKSKTPYVFFQFLVVKPNEHQIEDVKKLAEEIGVDDIRFKTAQVYDYQTDPNQLIPTINKYRRYKKNDDGTYSTKKKIAGSCWKMHHANVITWDGLVVPCCFDKDATYRLGNLKEQSFKEIWNSGPYKKFRKDLSSGRGNIEICANCSEGTRVWED, encoded by the coding sequence ATGAATTGGCCCGATTCACTTAATTTACTGAGCAAACTCACCCCCCGGCGTGTCTGGAACGGACTGAAAGTATACAGCAGCTACCAGGTGGGGCGTCTTTTGAAAAAAGATATTCAGTGGGGATACCCTGTTTCTGTTTCCTTTGAGCCAACAACCAGTTGTAACCTGCGTTGCCCCGAGTGCCCCAGTGGCCTGCGGGCTTTTACCCGGCCAAAGGGTATGTTGCAGAAAGATTTCTTTACAAAAACGATTGATGAAATTCACAAAGAACTGCTGTACCTGATCTTTTATTTCCAGGGCGAGCCTTATTTGAACCCTGGTTTCCTGGATATGGTCCAATATGCTTCCTCCAAAAAGATCTATACTGCCACCAGTACCAACGGGCATTATATGACCAGTGAAATGGCGAAGCGCACCGTTGAAAGCGGTCTGGACCGGTTGATCATTTCTTTAGACGGAACCACGCAGGATGTATATGAACAGTACCGGGTGGGAGGGAACATCAATAAAGTGCTGGATGCTGCGCGCCATATCGTAAAATGGAAAAAGGAGCTTAAGAGTAAAACGCCCTATGTTTTCTTCCAGTTCCTGGTAGTAAAACCCAATGAGCACCAGATTGAAGACGTAAAAAAACTGGCCGAAGAGATCGGGGTCGATGATATCCGCTTTAAAACAGCGCAGGTATACGATTACCAAACCGATCCCAATCAACTGATCCCCACCATCAATAAATACCGGCGCTATAAAAAGAATGACGATGGAACCTATTCCACTAAGAAAAAAATAGCGGGCAGTTGCTGGAAAATGCACCACGCCAATGTGATCACCTGGGACGGTCTGGTAGTGCCCTGTTGTTTTGACAAAGACGCTACGTACCGGTTAGGTAATTTAAAGGAGCAATCTTTTAAGGAGATCTGGAACAGCGGCCCGTATAAAAAGTTCCGCAAGGACCTGAGCAGCGGCCGGGGAAATATCGAGATCTGTGCCAACTGCAGTGAGGGCACCCGGGTTTGGGAGGACTAA